In Streptomyces hawaiiensis, one genomic interval encodes:
- a CDS encoding S53 family peptidase, whose product MPTTPPNSPTTRRRWRRAASAVTATAALLITGLTTAAHAQAADPSTSKVTWTRSCALPRHHGEMACNALRVTGGRTAFQQQHGISAQAAEASSPSGYGPSDLRSAYGLTSAAANNGSGRTIAVVDAYDDPNAESDLAAYRSHYGLPACTTANGCFKKVSQTGSTTALPTADSGWAGEISLDLDMASAICPNCHITLVEAKSASMANLGTAVNEAVALGAKYVSNSYGGGESSSDASYDSAYFNHPGVAITVSAGDAGYGAEYPAASKYVTAVGGTSLTASSTTRGWTESVWRTSSTEGTGSGCSAYDTKPAWQTDTGCTRRMIADVSAVADPATGVAVYDTYGVDGQGWATYGGTSASAPIIASVYALAGTPSTGSYPAGFPYANTSALNDVTSGSNGSCTTSYFCTARTGYDGPTGLGTPEGLGAFTG is encoded by the coding sequence TTGCCCACGACACCCCCCAACTCCCCCACCACCCGCCGCAGATGGCGCCGCGCCGCGTCCGCCGTCACCGCCACGGCCGCACTCCTGATCACCGGCCTCACCACCGCCGCCCACGCACAGGCCGCAGACCCGAGCACCTCCAAGGTCACCTGGACCCGCTCCTGCGCCCTGCCCCGCCACCATGGCGAGATGGCCTGCAACGCCCTGCGCGTCACGGGCGGCCGCACCGCCTTCCAGCAGCAGCACGGCATCTCGGCCCAGGCCGCCGAGGCCTCCTCCCCCTCCGGCTACGGCCCCTCCGACCTCCGCAGCGCCTACGGCCTCACCTCCGCCGCCGCGAACAACGGCTCCGGCCGCACCATCGCCGTCGTCGACGCCTACGACGACCCGAACGCCGAATCCGACCTCGCCGCCTACCGCTCCCACTACGGCCTGCCCGCCTGCACCACCGCGAACGGCTGCTTCAAGAAGGTGAGCCAGACCGGCTCCACCACCGCCCTCCCGACCGCCGACAGCGGCTGGGCCGGTGAGATCTCCCTCGACCTCGACATGGCGAGCGCGATCTGCCCGAACTGCCACATCACCCTCGTCGAGGCGAAGTCGGCGTCCATGGCCAACCTCGGCACCGCCGTCAACGAGGCCGTCGCCCTGGGCGCCAAGTACGTCTCCAACAGCTACGGCGGCGGCGAGTCCTCCTCCGACGCCTCCTACGACTCCGCCTACTTCAACCACCCGGGCGTCGCCATCACCGTCAGCGCGGGCGACGCCGGCTACGGCGCCGAGTACCCGGCGGCGTCGAAGTACGTGACGGCCGTCGGCGGCACCAGCCTCACCGCCTCCTCCACCACCCGCGGCTGGACCGAGAGCGTCTGGCGGACCAGCAGCACCGAGGGCACCGGCTCCGGCTGCTCCGCCTACGACACCAAGCCCGCCTGGCAGACCGACACCGGCTGCACCCGGCGCATGATCGCCGACGTCTCGGCCGTAGCAGACCCGGCGACCGGCGTCGCCGTCTACGACACCTACGGCGTCGACGGCCAGGGCTGGGCCACCTACGGCGGCACCAGCGCCTCCGCCCCGATCATCGCGAGCGTCTACGCCCTCGCGGGCACCCCGTCCACCGGCTCCTACCCCGCCGGATTCCCCTACGCGAACACCTCCGCCCTGAACGACGTCACCAGCGGCAGCAACGGCAGCTGCACCACCAGCTACTTCTGCACCGCCCGGACGGGTTACGACGGCCCGACCGGCCTGGGCACCCCCGAGGGACTCGGCGCCTTCACCGGCTGA
- a CDS encoding trypsin-like serine peptidase, protein MKRVLSIAVVLVALITASGARADDGAGPLGLTFTARDARVGVLVPAARAGRPAGGHFCTASVVDAPHRNLIVTAAHCLGGDAGLVFVPGYRDGRAPYGEWTVRRRFLAREWVEGRDEDSDVGLAAVAPHGGEEVQDAVGGNRFVTGTATGATAVTVTGYPNTRETPVSCTARPAAHSRTQQRIACPGFSGGTSGSPWVNGDGQVVGVLGGHDQGGTSPGVSYSVVLGASAERLYREAAGACDAP, encoded by the coding sequence GTGAAGCGCGTCCTGTCCATCGCCGTGGTCCTCGTCGCCCTCATCACCGCGTCCGGCGCGAGAGCCGACGACGGGGCCGGGCCCCTCGGGCTGACCTTCACCGCGCGCGACGCCCGGGTCGGGGTGCTCGTCCCCGCCGCGCGGGCGGGGCGGCCGGCCGGCGGGCACTTCTGCACGGCGTCCGTGGTGGACGCGCCGCACCGGAATCTGATCGTCACCGCGGCGCACTGCCTGGGCGGCGACGCCGGGCTGGTCTTCGTGCCGGGCTACCGGGACGGACGGGCGCCCTACGGCGAGTGGACGGTGCGGCGGCGGTTCCTGGCCCGCGAGTGGGTCGAGGGACGTGACGAGGACAGTGACGTGGGGCTCGCCGCGGTCGCGCCCCACGGCGGCGAGGAGGTCCAGGACGCCGTCGGCGGGAACCGGTTCGTGACCGGCACGGCGACCGGGGCCACCGCGGTGACCGTCACCGGGTACCCCAACACGCGGGAGACGCCCGTCAGCTGCACCGCCAGGCCCGCCGCGCACAGCCGCACCCAGCAGCGCATCGCCTGCCCCGGCTTCAGCGGGGGCACCAGCGGCAGCCCCTGGGTGAACGGGGACGGGCAGGTCGTCGGGGTCCTCGGCGGGCACGACCAGGGCGGGACCAGCCCCGGCGTCTCCTACAGCGTGGTCCTCGGCGCGTCGGCGGAACGGCTGTACCGGGAAGCGGCGGGGGCCTGTGACGCGCCGTGA
- a CDS encoding NlpC/P60 family protein: MRKAWIVASVAISSALAFVMLLVVGVYLVAGNLVSGVGGGAKSLAKGSVPAAYAATVQKWGNLCPAISPALLAAQLYQESGFNPRAQSHAAAQGIAQFIPGTWASHGIDGDGDGDRDVWDPKDAIPSAASYDCELASYVKKVGGNPTENMLAAYNAGAYAVIKYGGVPPYSETRNYVKRITTLAESFAAPVGRVDPSEQAAAAIEYAQKKLGTPYLWGGTGTAEQGGRFDCSGLTQAAYETVGIKLPRVANDQYNAGPHPSRDELLPGDLVFFSDDLTNSRAIRHVGIYVGGGYMIDAPRTGAVIRFDPIDTPDYFGATRVTEDGAKALPMTV, translated from the coding sequence GTGCGTAAGGCGTGGATCGTGGCGAGTGTCGCCATCAGTTCCGCTCTGGCCTTCGTGATGCTGCTCGTCGTCGGGGTCTATCTGGTCGCCGGGAACCTCGTCAGCGGCGTGGGCGGCGGGGCGAAATCGCTGGCCAAGGGATCGGTGCCCGCCGCGTACGCGGCCACCGTGCAGAAGTGGGGCAACCTCTGCCCCGCCATCAGCCCGGCCCTGCTCGCCGCCCAGCTCTACCAGGAGAGCGGCTTCAACCCCAGGGCCCAGAGCCACGCCGCCGCGCAGGGCATAGCGCAGTTCATCCCCGGCACCTGGGCCAGCCACGGCATCGACGGCGACGGCGACGGCGACCGTGACGTGTGGGACCCGAAGGACGCGATTCCCTCGGCCGCCTCCTACGACTGCGAACTCGCGTCGTACGTGAAGAAGGTTGGCGGGAATCCGACCGAAAACATGCTGGCCGCCTACAACGCGGGGGCGTACGCGGTGATCAAGTACGGGGGCGTGCCGCCGTACAGCGAGACCCGCAACTACGTGAAGCGGATCACGACGCTCGCGGAGAGCTTCGCGGCGCCGGTCGGGCGGGTCGACCCCTCCGAGCAGGCCGCCGCCGCGATCGAGTACGCGCAGAAGAAGCTCGGCACGCCCTACCTCTGGGGCGGCACCGGCACCGCTGAGCAGGGCGGACGCTTCGACTGCTCGGGACTGACCCAGGCCGCCTACGAGACCGTGGGCATCAAGCTCCCGCGGGTCGCCAACGACCAGTACAACGCCGGTCCGCATCCCTCGCGGGACGAACTGCTCCCCGGCGACCTCGTGTTCTTCTCGGACGACCTCACCAATTCCCGTGCCATCCGGCATGTCGGCATTTATGTCGGAGGCGGGTACATGATCGACGCGCCCCGGACCGGTGCCGTCATCCGATTCGACCCGATCGACACCCCCGACTACTTCGGAGCCACCCGCGTCACCGAAGATGGCGCGAAAGCACTGCCCATGACGGTGTGA
- a CDS encoding SCO6880 family protein: MTTESHVSHPVTPRRTYLIGRARPNAIIGRNRETGEIALIVVGAFLGMMCGLLVPVLSLRIVLLAGFPMLALAAVYVPYKHRTFYKWFEINRSYKRTLKRGTAYRSAVVEAGTRLDGREVEIGPPPGIGRITWLAAPFGPDEIAVLLHADRKTVTAAIEIEGPGVGLRDSEDQEALVDRFGTLLKHVANGDGFVTRIQMLARTLPADPDAHAKDVSVRGDDKALPWLQDSYDQLQSMVSTSSEQHRAYLVACMHYTRELAAEANAMARAARAHGGKVDRDAGLAVVMARELTDICSRLQEADIRVRQPLGQGRLSSLIHSMYDPDHPIDHIQAMTKRNAWPAELDAMEPTYLQAKTRESSTRAPWCHATAWVKEWPMTPVGVNFLAPLLVHTPDVIRTVAVTMDLEPTEVAIERMLTEKTNDEAEASRAAKMNRTIDPRDVAAHSRLDQRGEDLASGAAGVNLVGYITVSSRSPDALARDKRTIRASAGKSYLKLEWCDREHHRAFVNTLPFATGIRR, from the coding sequence TTGACGACCGAGTCCCACGTGTCCCATCCGGTCACGCCCCGCCGGACATACCTGATCGGCCGCGCCCGGCCGAACGCGATCATCGGCCGCAACCGCGAGACCGGCGAGATCGCCCTGATCGTCGTGGGCGCGTTCCTCGGCATGATGTGCGGGCTCCTCGTCCCGGTGCTGTCCCTGCGCATCGTGCTGCTCGCCGGGTTCCCGATGCTGGCGCTGGCCGCGGTCTACGTGCCGTACAAGCACCGCACGTTCTACAAGTGGTTCGAGATCAACCGCAGCTACAAGCGGACCCTGAAGCGGGGCACCGCCTACCGCTCCGCCGTCGTCGAGGCCGGCACCCGGCTGGACGGCCGCGAGGTGGAGATCGGCCCGCCCCCCGGCATCGGCCGCATCACCTGGCTCGCCGCCCCCTTCGGCCCCGACGAGATCGCCGTGCTCCTGCACGCCGACCGCAAGACCGTCACCGCCGCCATCGAGATCGAGGGCCCGGGCGTCGGCCTGCGCGACAGCGAGGACCAGGAGGCCCTCGTCGACCGCTTCGGCACGCTGCTCAAGCACGTGGCCAACGGCGACGGCTTCGTCACCCGCATCCAGATGCTGGCCCGTACCCTCCCGGCCGACCCGGACGCCCACGCCAAGGACGTCTCCGTCCGCGGCGACGACAAGGCCCTGCCCTGGCTCCAGGACTCCTACGACCAGCTTCAGTCCATGGTGTCCACCAGCAGCGAGCAGCACCGCGCCTACCTCGTCGCCTGCATGCACTACACCCGCGAACTCGCCGCCGAGGCCAACGCCATGGCCCGCGCCGCGCGCGCCCACGGCGGCAAGGTCGACCGGGACGCCGGACTCGCCGTCGTCATGGCCCGCGAGCTCACCGACATCTGCTCGCGCCTGCAGGAGGCCGACATCCGCGTCCGGCAGCCGCTCGGACAGGGGCGGCTGTCCTCGCTGATCCACTCCATGTACGACCCGGACCACCCCATCGACCACATCCAGGCGATGACGAAGCGCAACGCCTGGCCGGCCGAACTGGACGCCATGGAGCCCACCTACCTCCAGGCCAAGACCCGCGAGTCCTCCACCCGCGCCCCCTGGTGCCACGCCACGGCCTGGGTGAAGGAGTGGCCGATGACCCCCGTCGGCGTCAACTTCCTCGCCCCCCTGCTCGTCCACACCCCGGACGTCATCCGCACGGTCGCCGTCACGATGGACCTCGAACCCACCGAGGTCGCCATCGAGCGCATGCTCACGGAGAAGACCAACGACGAGGCCGAGGCGTCCCGCGCCGCCAAGATGAACCGCACGATCGACCCCCGTGACGTGGCCGCCCACTCCCGGCTCGACCAGCGCGGCGAGGACCTCGCCAGCGGCGCCGCCGGCGTCAACCTCGTCGGCTACATCACCGTCTCCTCGCGCTCCCCCGACGCCCTCGCCCGCGACAAGCGGACGATCAGGGCATCGGCCGGAAAGTCGTACCTGAAGCTGGAATGGTGCGACCGCGAGCACCACCGCGCCTTCGTGAACACCCTTCCCTTCGCCACCGGCATTCGGAGGTAG
- a CDS encoding GNAT family N-acetyltransferase encodes MSYVIRSVRAGEWAAAKELRLAALRDPVAHLAFLETYEEASARPDSFWQERTAGGAEGADKAQQIIAEGPGGRWVATLTVLVEEPGTTDWAGFPVERKQGHVVGVFVRPEERGSGLTEVLFDAALEWSWGQGLERVRLIVHEENGRAQRFYRRVGFLPSGVTVPLGDAGERELEFVLERE; translated from the coding sequence ATGAGCTATGTGATCCGGTCCGTCCGTGCCGGCGAGTGGGCTGCGGCGAAGGAGTTGCGGCTCGCGGCCCTGCGGGATCCGGTGGCGCACCTGGCCTTCCTGGAGACGTACGAGGAGGCCTCGGCCAGGCCGGACTCCTTCTGGCAGGAGCGGACGGCCGGTGGCGCCGAAGGCGCGGACAAGGCGCAGCAGATCATCGCCGAGGGGCCGGGCGGGCGGTGGGTGGCGACGCTGACCGTGCTGGTGGAGGAGCCCGGGACGACCGACTGGGCCGGGTTTCCGGTGGAGCGGAAGCAGGGGCATGTGGTCGGCGTGTTCGTACGGCCCGAGGAGCGCGGGAGCGGGCTGACCGAGGTGCTGTTCGACGCGGCCCTGGAGTGGTCGTGGGGGCAGGGTCTGGAACGGGTGCGGCTCATCGTCCACGAGGAGAACGGGCGGGCGCAGCGGTTCTACCGGCGGGTGGGGTTCCTGCCGAGCGGGGTGACGGTGCCGCTCGGGGATGCCGGGGAGCGGGAGTTGGAGTTCGTGCTCGAGCGGGAGTAA
- a CDS encoding metal-sensitive transcriptional regulator — MTDVTETTDVAHVTTGTAGADVTDHDHGVHGYHKQKDEHLKRLRRIEGQIRGLQRMVDEDVYCIDILTQVSASTKALQSFALQLLEEHLRHCVADAAVKGGDEIDSKVKEATQAIARMLRT; from the coding sequence ATGACGGACGTGACCGAAACGACAGATGTCGCACATGTCACCACCGGCACCGCGGGTGCGGACGTGACGGACCACGACCACGGCGTGCACGGGTACCACAAGCAGAAGGACGAACACCTCAAGCGCCTGCGCCGCATCGAGGGCCAGATCCGCGGCCTGCAGCGCATGGTCGACGAGGACGTCTACTGCATCGACATACTCACCCAGGTCTCCGCCTCCACCAAGGCCCTGCAGTCCTTCGCCCTGCAACTGCTGGAGGAGCACCTTCGGCACTGCGTCGCCGACGCGGCCGTCAAGGGCGGTGACGAGATCGACTCCAAGGTGAAGGAGGCGACCCAGGCGATCGCCCGCATGCTGCGGACGTGA
- a CDS encoding phosphatase PAP2 family protein, which yields MAGLADSGSNPDVDLLYDINGLAKDAPAWFDRVMEYVGEYGLLLAIVLLVVGCWWSVRRRGGEDAASTVAALVWAPLAAGIAVLVNVPIRGFVERPRPFLDHQGLEVLVQGKTDYSFVSDHATIVMALAVGLFVANRKFGLVGLVLALFGGFIRVYMGVHYPTDVVGGFALGTAVALLLSPLAMALLTPVVKAVERSPRVGWLVRRGGRAEGEDTVIPEARNERASERDLAA from the coding sequence ATGGCTGGACTCGCCGATTCCGGGTCGAACCCCGACGTCGACCTGCTGTACGACATCAATGGCCTGGCCAAGGACGCGCCGGCCTGGTTCGACCGCGTCATGGAGTACGTCGGTGAGTACGGGCTGCTGCTCGCCATCGTCCTGCTCGTGGTGGGCTGCTGGTGGTCCGTGCGGCGGCGGGGCGGCGAGGACGCGGCGTCCACCGTCGCGGCGTTGGTCTGGGCGCCGTTGGCCGCCGGTATCGCCGTGCTGGTGAACGTGCCCATACGGGGCTTCGTGGAGCGGCCCCGGCCGTTCCTGGACCACCAGGGGCTCGAGGTGCTCGTCCAGGGCAAGACCGACTACTCGTTCGTCAGCGACCACGCCACGATCGTCATGGCGCTGGCGGTCGGCCTGTTCGTCGCCAACCGGAAGTTCGGGCTCGTCGGGCTCGTGCTGGCGTTGTTCGGCGGGTTCATCCGCGTCTACATGGGCGTGCACTACCCGACGGACGTCGTGGGTGGGTTCGCGCTGGGGACGGCCGTGGCGCTGCTGCTGTCGCCGCTCGCCATGGCCCTGCTGACGCCCGTGGTCAAGGCCGTCGAGCGGTCGCCCCGGGTGGGATGGCTGGTGCGGCGCGGAGGGCGGGCCGAAGGGGAGGACACCGTGATCCCCGAGGCTCGCAACGAGCGAGCCTCGGAGAGGGACCTCGCCGCCTAG
- a CDS encoding type IV secretory system conjugative DNA transfer family protein — translation MRPDDRHTQRDGQGGIPDGLLVGILAFLLGMTLLVWTATGLAALFAHGSWPPGVTFTRTPPALRDLITQPRDIPGAWPDTPPGELSGYGLFWGMFIGQLMILFVLTIFVMGTWARWRAVRARRRAEILSPQPEPEPGPEQHAVAQPARHDVPAPAPPAAHHEVPTPRTTPEPTQLLEATAPPTPPASPFGREPVGAWEKILVAPRETRQTTATQAVHDAEGPALIVTSNATLWQDTKDGRAKLGPLLLFDPTHLCDTPSRLHWSPTEGCEDRNTATARATALLTPVRPTAKLDQAVSDTAATLLRSYLHAAAIDGRTIRHVHRWSQGTQIHDAVRILRTNPKAAPGSAGELEGALTAHPERRDMAQQLTTRALAALSTVNIREACTPNRTDALALDSFVHEGGTLYVVGESIEDPRTNPGAMPLLTALVSSVVERGRHMAERSSAGRLDPPMTLVLDDVAAVAPLPQLPELLATGADRGMPTLALLRSREQGRARWPHDELPV, via the coding sequence GTGAGACCGGACGACCGCCACACCCAGCGGGACGGCCAGGGAGGAATCCCCGACGGCCTGCTGGTCGGCATACTCGCGTTCCTCCTCGGCATGACCCTGCTGGTGTGGACGGCCACCGGCCTCGCCGCCCTGTTCGCCCACGGCTCCTGGCCGCCCGGCGTCACCTTCACCCGCACACCGCCGGCCCTGCGCGACCTCATCACCCAGCCCCGCGACATCCCCGGCGCCTGGCCCGACACACCCCCCGGCGAACTCTCCGGCTACGGCCTGTTCTGGGGCATGTTCATCGGCCAGCTGATGATCCTGTTCGTCCTGACGATCTTCGTGATGGGGACATGGGCCCGCTGGCGGGCAGTACGGGCGAGGCGCCGGGCGGAGATCCTGTCACCGCAGCCGGAGCCGGAGCCCGGGCCCGAGCAGCACGCCGTAGCGCAACCGGCCCGGCACGACGTACCCGCGCCGGCACCGCCCGCGGCACACCACGAGGTCCCCACTCCCCGCACGACGCCCGAGCCCACCCAGCTCCTCGAAGCGACGGCACCCCCCACGCCCCCGGCTTCCCCCTTCGGCCGGGAACCGGTGGGCGCGTGGGAAAAAATCCTCGTGGCCCCGAGGGAAACCCGTCAGACAACCGCCACCCAGGCGGTACACGACGCGGAGGGCCCAGCCCTGATCGTCACGTCGAACGCGACGCTCTGGCAGGACACCAAGGACGGAAGAGCCAAACTGGGCCCCCTCCTGCTCTTCGACCCCACCCACCTCTGCGACACCCCGTCCCGCCTCCACTGGTCCCCGACCGAAGGCTGCGAGGACAGGAACACGGCAACCGCGAGAGCCACCGCCCTCCTCACCCCCGTCCGCCCCACCGCCAAACTCGACCAGGCGGTCAGCGACACAGCCGCCACCCTCCTGCGCAGCTACCTGCACGCCGCGGCGATCGACGGCCGCACCATCCGCCACGTCCACCGCTGGTCGCAGGGCACCCAGATCCACGACGCCGTCCGCATCCTCCGTACCAACCCCAAGGCCGCCCCCGGCTCCGCCGGTGAACTCGAAGGCGCCCTCACGGCCCACCCCGAACGCCGCGACATGGCCCAGCAGTTGACCACCCGCGCCCTCGCGGCCCTCTCCACGGTCAACATCCGCGAGGCCTGCACCCCCAACCGAACTGATGCCCTCGCCTTGGATTCCTTCGTCCACGAAGGGGGCACGCTTTATGTGGTGGGGGAATCCATCGAGGACCCCAGGACGAACCCGGGCGCGATGCCCCTCCTGACGGCCCTCGTCTCGAGCGTGGTCGAGCGCGGCCGGCACATGGCCGAACGGTCATCGGCCGGTCGCCTCGACCCACCAATGACGCTCGTCCTGGACGACGTCGCGGCCGTGGCCCCGCTTCCCCAGCTTCCGGAGCTGCTGGCCACCGGAGCGGACCGGGGCATGCCGACCCTGGCCCTGCTCCGGTCCCGCGAACAGGGCCGCGCCCGCTGGCCACACGACGAACTGCCGGTCTGA
- a CDS encoding ATP-binding protein — translation MRDPLSVLTDAFTSFLFGKVETTRLPVRTSTGQAQAVYLPTAAPGLGDSGVIIGREVYSGKGYIYDPFQLYGQQLPAPHWLVLGESGNGKSALEKTYVLRQLRFRDRQVVVLDAQGEDGVGEWNLIAQELGITPIRLDPMAALDMGIRLNPLDPAITTTGQLALLRTIIEVALGHGLDERSGFALKVAHAYVNETIVDRQPVLTDIVEQLRHPEPESAEAMNVAIDDVRAWGLDVALVLDRLVDGDLRGMFDGPTTVGIDLDAPLIVFDLSHIDRNSIAMPILMAIVGVWLEHTWIRPDRKKRIFLVEEAWHIINSPFVAQLFQRLLKFGRRLGLSFVAVVHHLSDVVDGAAAKEAAAILKMASTRTIYAQKADEARATGRVLGLPRWAVEIIPTLTPGIAVWDVNGNVQVVKHLITETERPLVFTDRAMTQSSADLADDALHAAELEAEERAAAFVEHHLGDSESTVA, via the coding sequence ATGCGGGACCCGCTGTCCGTCCTCACCGACGCCTTCACCTCCTTCCTCTTCGGAAAGGTCGAGACGACCAGGCTCCCGGTGCGCACGTCCACGGGCCAGGCCCAGGCGGTCTATCTCCCGACCGCCGCCCCCGGCCTCGGCGACTCCGGCGTCATCATCGGCCGCGAGGTGTACTCCGGAAAGGGCTACATCTACGACCCCTTCCAGCTCTACGGCCAGCAGCTCCCCGCCCCCCACTGGCTGGTCCTCGGCGAGTCCGGCAACGGCAAGTCGGCGCTGGAGAAGACGTACGTCCTGCGCCAGCTCCGCTTCCGCGACCGCCAGGTCGTCGTCCTGGACGCCCAGGGCGAGGACGGCGTCGGCGAGTGGAACCTCATCGCGCAGGAGCTGGGTATAACTCCCATCCGCCTGGACCCGATGGCCGCCCTGGACATGGGGATCCGCCTCAACCCGCTCGACCCCGCGATCACGACCACGGGCCAGCTGGCCCTGCTCCGCACGATCATCGAGGTCGCGCTGGGCCACGGCCTCGACGAACGCTCGGGCTTCGCCCTCAAGGTCGCGCACGCCTACGTCAACGAGACCATCGTCGACCGCCAGCCGGTCCTGACCGACATCGTCGAGCAGCTGCGCCACCCCGAGCCCGAGTCGGCCGAGGCGATGAACGTCGCCATAGACGACGTACGGGCCTGGGGCCTCGACGTCGCCCTGGTCCTGGACCGCCTCGTCGACGGTGACCTGCGCGGCATGTTCGACGGCCCCACCACGGTCGGCATCGACCTGGACGCCCCGCTCATCGTCTTCGACCTGTCCCACATCGACCGCAACTCCATCGCCATGCCCATCCTCATGGCGATCGTCGGCGTGTGGCTGGAGCACACCTGGATCCGCCCCGACCGGAAGAAGCGCATCTTCCTGGTCGAGGAGGCCTGGCACATCATCAACAGCCCCTTCGTCGCCCAGCTGTTCCAGCGCCTGCTGAAGTTCGGCCGACGCCTGGGCCTGTCGTTCGTGGCGGTCGTCCACCACCTCTCGGACGTCGTGGACGGCGCGGCCGCCAAGGAAGCGGCGGCGATCCTCAAGATGGCGTCGACGAGGACGATCTACGCCCAGAAGGCGGACGAGGCCAGAGCGACGGGCCGCGTCCTGGGCCTGCCCCGCTGGGCGGTGGAGATCATCCCGACCCTCACCCCCGGCATCGCCGTCTGGGACGTCAACGGCAACGTCCAGGTCGTCAAACACCTGATCACGGAGACCGAACGCCCCTTGGTCTTCACCGACCGCGCCATGACCCAGTCGTCCGCCGACCTCGCGGACGACGCCCTGCACGCCGCCGAACTCGAGGCGGAGGAACGGGCCGCGGCCTTCGTGGAGCACCACCTGGGCGACTCCGAATCGACGGTGGCGTAG